Proteins from a single region of Pseudomonas sp. BSw22131:
- a CDS encoding helix-turn-helix domain-containing protein, which produces MTAHLAAVPGLFLKAECSNCSVSELCLSIGMSVTDSDRLAAIIPQRIKIKKGTALYHAGDPLRSLYGVRFGFFKTTISSQDGRDQLTGFQMSGELLGCDAISDARHVCDAVALEDSEVCPIHFTQLERLSRELPSLQHNLHRVLSKEIVRDHEMLLLMGNLNAEERMAAFLLNLSGRMATRGYSHTAFVLRMTREDIGSYLGLRLETICRAIANLRDQGIVRISGRAVEILELNRLRALVSGCGHGPKIL; this is translated from the coding sequence ATGACCGCCCATTTGGCCGCCGTTCCCGGCTTGTTCCTCAAGGCAGAGTGCTCCAACTGCAGCGTTAGTGAGCTGTGTCTTTCAATAGGAATGAGCGTCACCGACAGCGATCGTTTAGCAGCGATCATCCCTCAACGGATAAAAATCAAGAAAGGCACTGCGCTCTATCACGCTGGCGATCCGTTGCGATCGCTTTATGGGGTGCGATTCGGTTTTTTCAAAACCACGATTTCTTCCCAGGACGGCCGTGACCAGCTCACCGGGTTCCAGATGTCAGGGGAATTGCTGGGTTGCGATGCGATCAGCGACGCCCGCCATGTGTGTGATGCCGTTGCGCTGGAAGACAGCGAGGTGTGCCCGATTCATTTCACTCAACTGGAGCGGTTGTCCCGGGAGCTTCCCTCGCTGCAGCACAACCTGCACCGCGTGCTGAGCAAAGAGATTGTCCGCGACCACGAGATGTTGCTGCTGATGGGCAACCTCAACGCCGAAGAACGCATGGCGGCGTTCTTGCTCAATCTTTCAGGCCGCATGGCGACCCGAGGCTATTCGCACACCGCGTTCGTGCTGCGCATGACCCGCGAAGACATAGGCTCCTACCTGGGTTTGCGGCTGGAAACCATCTGCCGCGCCATCGCCAATCTGCGCGATCAAGGCATCGTCAGAATTTCCGGCCGTGCGGTAGAAATCCTCGAACTCAACCGCTTGCGGGCACTGGTCAGCGGCTGCGGCCACGGGCCGAAAATACTCTGA
- a CDS encoding acetate/propionate family kinase, whose amino-acid sequence MNDQSRPVLLVLNAGSSSIKFSLYDAAPQAEPRLRCVGTGSFEVRKDIERLIYRHTGSQTQMHEDWPRNDASPDGGTLFNVMDWIERHTDGQICAAAHRIVHGGNRSEVAAPIEPALMAEMQALVPVAPLHQPLCLAPISYLAREHRDILQFACFDTAFHHSLDPLETRFGLPRAMTDEGLRRYGFHGLSYEYIASVLPQYDQRAAHGRTIVAHLGNGASLCAMHNRVSRATTMGFTTLDGLLMGTRPGRLDPGLLLYLLRERGMSVQALQDLLYHQCGLLGVSGGIASDMRELSASRAPEAAEAIALFVRSVVREIGSLAAVLGGVDALVFTGGIGEHAVEVRSAILEGCAWLGVEHDASVKSEQAGCLSLPGSRVSAWTIATDENAVIARHALGLLHRSL is encoded by the coding sequence ATGAACGATCAATCGCGGCCTGTTTTGCTGGTGCTGAACGCCGGCTCATCAAGCATCAAGTTTTCCCTCTACGACGCCGCCCCGCAGGCTGAGCCGAGGTTGCGCTGTGTCGGCACCGGCAGCTTTGAAGTGCGCAAGGACATCGAGCGGCTGATCTACCGGCACACGGGCAGCCAGACGCAAATGCATGAAGACTGGCCGCGCAACGACGCGTCACCCGACGGCGGTACGTTATTCAATGTGATGGACTGGATCGAGCGCCACACCGATGGACAGATTTGCGCAGCCGCCCATCGAATCGTCCATGGCGGCAACCGCAGTGAAGTGGCAGCGCCCATCGAACCAGCATTGATGGCCGAGATGCAGGCGCTTGTGCCTGTCGCGCCGCTGCATCAACCGCTGTGTCTGGCACCGATCTCGTATCTGGCCCGCGAACACCGCGACATCCTGCAATTCGCCTGCTTCGACACTGCGTTTCATCACAGCCTGGACCCCTTGGAAACGCGCTTCGGCCTGCCTCGGGCAATGACCGACGAGGGCCTGCGCCGCTATGGTTTTCACGGGTTGTCCTACGAATACATCGCCAGCGTGTTGCCGCAATACGATCAGCGAGCGGCACATGGACGAACCATCGTCGCGCACTTGGGCAACGGCGCGAGTCTGTGCGCGATGCACAACCGGGTCAGCCGCGCCACGACCATGGGCTTTACCACTCTGGATGGTTTGCTGATGGGCACGCGCCCCGGTCGCCTGGACCCTGGCCTGTTGCTGTATCTGCTGCGCGAACGCGGCATGAGCGTGCAGGCGCTGCAAGACCTGTTGTACCACCAGTGCGGCCTGCTGGGTGTGTCCGGCGGCATCGCCAGCGACATGCGCGAACTGTCTGCCAGCCGGGCGCCTGAGGCCGCCGAGGCCATCGCGTTGTTCGTGCGCAGCGTGGTGCGCGAGATCGGCAGCCTGGCGGCGGTATTAGGCGGCGTCGATGCATTGGTGTTTACCGGTGGCATCGGCGAGCACGCGGTCGAGGTGCGCAGCGCCATTCTTGAGGGCTGCGCCTGGCTGGGCGTCGAGCACGATGCGTCGGTGAAAAGCGAGCAAGCCGGTTGCCTGTCGTTGCCTGGCAGCCGCGTTTCGGCCTGGACCATCGCTACCGACGAGAACGCGGTCATCGCACGCCATGCGCTCGGTTTGCTGCACCGCAGCCTCTGA
- a CDS encoding phosphoketolase family protein has translation MYRFNSTLSSVEHTDLAPAISSDAPPIESGPLDADLLSRLHRYWNAANYLCVGQIYLKANALLREPLLAEHIKPRLLGHWGTSVGQNFIYVHLNRLISERRVETLFISGPGHGGPTMNACAWLEGTYSEVHPHITADEAGMLAFFRSFSTPGGVPSHCGPHTPNSLHEGGELGYSLMHAFGAVFDNPALLVACVIGDGEAETCPLEGSWKSVHFLDPRRDGAVLPILHLNGYKISGPTVEARLPDEALIELYRGRGYLPIIVAGDDLPGMHQRFAAALNTCHDAITDIQSHAREMGGRARARWPMIILRSPKGWTGPKVVDGLPVEGTFRAHQVPLANVINNPEHLQQLETWMRSYAPQTLFDDLGQLLPELQALTPPSALRMGAVPSVNGGRVLVALDLPDFADYGLQVDGPGQVIAEAPRKLGEYLRDVMRNNAHNFRVFGPDETNSNRLNAVFDASNRTAPGPCLNIDDHLAPDGRVMEVLSEHLCEGWLEGYLLTGRHGMWSTYEAFAQVVDSMVTQHAKWLQQSREFAWRRPLASLNILISSHAWRNDHNGFSHQSTGFVDNVLQRRSDVVRVYYPPDSNCLVNVFDHCLRSRNYVNVVTCGKQPDFQWLDFDAALKHCSQGAGIWSFAGSGEDEQPDVVLACAGDVPTTEAVAAAWLLQKHVPGIRVRLVNVVDLGILSAPQVRPHGMDHVSFEALFTREAPVMFAFHGSTWVIHSMVHGRANEARFHVRGFSDRGTTTTPFDMVVLNGMSRYHLAIDALSHVPRLREHSLDAVHFFESQLRKHHTWIREHFEDLPEIRNWHWTADFSEPEGPPPMALGHVRAQTFTDA, from the coding sequence ATGTATCGCTTCAACTCAACGCTTTCCAGCGTCGAACACACCGACCTTGCCCCGGCTATTTCCTCTGACGCGCCGCCGATCGAAAGCGGTCCGTTAGACGCGGACCTGCTGTCGCGATTGCACCGTTACTGGAACGCCGCCAATTACCTGTGCGTCGGCCAGATCTATCTCAAGGCCAACGCACTGCTGCGCGAGCCCTTGCTGGCTGAGCACATCAAGCCCCGACTGCTGGGGCATTGGGGCACTTCGGTCGGACAGAACTTTATCTACGTGCACCTGAACCGGCTGATCAGTGAGCGCCGCGTCGAGACACTTTTTATCTCCGGCCCTGGCCACGGCGGCCCGACGATGAACGCCTGCGCCTGGCTCGAAGGCACCTACAGCGAGGTTCACCCGCACATCACCGCTGACGAGGCGGGCATGCTGGCGTTTTTTCGCAGCTTCTCCACTCCCGGTGGCGTGCCCAGCCACTGCGGCCCGCACACGCCCAATTCGCTGCACGAAGGCGGGGAGTTGGGTTACTCACTGATGCACGCCTTTGGCGCGGTCTTTGACAACCCTGCGTTATTGGTAGCGTGCGTGATCGGCGACGGCGAAGCAGAAACCTGCCCCCTGGAAGGCAGTTGGAAAAGCGTGCATTTTCTCGACCCGCGCCGTGACGGCGCGGTGCTCCCGATCCTGCACCTCAACGGCTACAAAATATCCGGGCCGACGGTTGAAGCGCGCTTGCCGGACGAAGCTTTGATCGAGCTGTACCGGGGACGGGGCTACCTGCCGATCATCGTCGCCGGCGATGACCTGCCGGGCATGCATCAGCGCTTTGCCGCAGCGCTCAACACCTGCCACGACGCGATCACGGACATCCAGTCCCACGCCAGAGAAATGGGCGGTCGGGCGCGGGCGCGTTGGCCGATGATCATCCTGCGCAGCCCCAAAGGCTGGACCGGCCCGAAAGTGGTGGACGGTTTGCCGGTGGAGGGTACGTTTCGGGCGCATCAGGTGCCGCTGGCCAATGTCATCAACAACCCCGAGCACCTCCAGCAACTGGAAACCTGGATGCGCAGCTATGCGCCACAGACGCTGTTCGATGATCTGGGGCAGTTGTTGCCTGAGCTTCAGGCGTTGACGCCTCCATCTGCCCTGCGCATGGGTGCTGTGCCCAGCGTGAACGGCGGTCGTGTTCTGGTAGCGCTGGACCTGCCCGATTTCGCCGATTACGGCCTGCAAGTGGACGGCCCCGGACAGGTCATCGCCGAAGCACCGCGCAAGCTGGGCGAGTACCTGCGCGATGTGATGCGTAACAATGCGCATAACTTCCGGGTATTCGGCCCGGACGAAACCAACTCCAACCGGCTGAACGCCGTGTTCGACGCCAGCAATCGAACCGCTCCCGGACCGTGCCTGAACATTGACGATCACCTGGCGCCTGACGGTCGGGTGATGGAAGTGCTGAGCGAGCACCTGTGCGAGGGTTGGCTGGAAGGCTATCTGCTCACCGGTCGGCACGGCATGTGGTCGACCTATGAAGCGTTCGCGCAGGTGGTCGATTCGATGGTCACTCAGCACGCCAAGTGGCTGCAGCAGAGCCGCGAGTTTGCCTGGCGCCGTCCGTTGGCCTCGCTCAACATCCTCATCAGCAGCCATGCCTGGCGCAATGATCACAACGGCTTCAGTCATCAGTCCACCGGGTTTGTCGACAACGTGCTGCAACGAAGGTCCGACGTGGTCCGGGTGTATTACCCGCCGGACTCCAACTGCCTGGTCAACGTGTTCGATCACTGCCTGCGCAGCCGCAACTACGTGAACGTTGTGACCTGCGGCAAGCAGCCGGATTTCCAGTGGCTGGATTTCGACGCGGCGCTCAAGCACTGCTCGCAAGGCGCCGGCATCTGGTCGTTCGCCGGCAGCGGTGAGGACGAACAGCCGGATGTGGTGCTGGCCTGCGCCGGAGACGTGCCCACCACCGAAGCCGTCGCGGCGGCCTGGCTGTTGCAAAAGCATGTGCCGGGCATCCGCGTGCGGCTGGTCAATGTCGTGGACCTGGGGATTTTGAGCGCCCCGCAAGTGCGGCCCCACGGCATGGATCATGTGTCGTTCGAGGCATTGTTCACCCGCGAAGCACCGGTGATGTTCGCCTTTCACGGCTCGACCTGGGTGATCCACTCCATGGTTCACGGGCGCGCCAACGAGGCGCGTTTTCACGTCCGTGGCTTCAGCGATCGCGGCACCACCACCACGCCGTTCGACATGGTGGTGCTCAACGGCATGAGCCGTTACCACCTGGCCATCGATGCACTCAGTCATGTGCCTCGGCTGCGCGAGCACAGCCTGGACGCGGTGCATTTTTTCGAGAGCCAGTTGCGCAAGCACCACACCTGGATTCGCGAGCATTTCGAGGATCTGCCGGAGATTCGGAACTGGCACTGGACCGCGGACTTCAGCGAACCCGAAGGGCCACCGCCGATGGCGCTGGGGCATGTGCGAGCGCAGACCTTCACGGATGCCTGA
- a CDS encoding BON domain-containing protein, with protein sequence MSDLTLRRQSLDELEFLPHIDAAAIGVSIEDGVVVLSGHVGTYAEKIAAKHAVKSVKGVRAVAEEVRVSTDLAVNDGLIASRCLDLIRWNTAVSGGTCNGSYLQQHPAL encoded by the coding sequence ATGAGCGACCTGACATTACGCAGACAAAGTCTCGATGAGCTGGAATTTCTTCCGCACATCGACGCCGCCGCAATCGGTGTGAGCATCGAGGATGGCGTGGTGGTGCTTTCCGGCCATGTAGGGACCTACGCCGAGAAAATCGCCGCCAAACACGCAGTCAAAAGCGTCAAGGGCGTGCGCGCCGTGGCAGAAGAAGTCCGCGTGTCCACGGACCTGGCCGTCAATGATGGCCTGATCGCCTCGCGCTGCCTGGATCTGATTCGCTGGAACACGGCGGTCAGCGGGGGCACTTGCAATGGCTCATACCTCCAGCAGCATCCAGCACTTTAA
- a CDS encoding potassium channel family protein: MIAVTFINILIITTAVIVHYECLLRLNLLMPRLNLWHRFRMVFGVLGALIAHAIEVWIFALGYYLMNRSQSLGKLTGNFDGSFMDAVYFSFTTFTTLGFGDISPTGPLKYLTGLEALTGLVLITWTASFLFIEMQRYWRTDAPTSRAPAAHSPGKSNSRSL, encoded by the coding sequence ATGATCGCTGTCACGTTCATCAATATCCTGATCATCACCACGGCGGTCATCGTTCATTACGAATGCCTGCTGCGCCTGAATTTGCTCATGCCCAGACTCAATCTGTGGCACAGGTTTCGTATGGTCTTCGGGGTCCTGGGCGCTCTGATCGCCCACGCCATTGAGGTCTGGATATTTGCGCTGGGCTATTACTTGATGAACCGTTCGCAGTCGCTCGGGAAGCTGACTGGCAACTTCGACGGCAGCTTCATGGATGCGGTTTATTTCTCATTCACAACGTTCACCACTCTGGGCTTCGGCGACATCAGTCCTACCGGCCCCCTCAAGTACCTGACCGGACTGGAGGCGCTGACAGGCTTGGTGCTGATCACCTGGACCGCCTCATTCCTGTTCATCGAAATGCAGCGGTACTGGCGCACCGACGCGCCGACCTCTCGCGCACCTGCGGCCCATTCGCCGGGAAAATCAAACAGCCGCAGCCTTTAA
- a CDS encoding universal stress protein, with protein sequence MTDSPCLLLIASSLQERTPAFERAIALAKASGVGLRIVVVDYVNTLEVMGYFNPDALSTLREEYLHDHRRWLESQIEKERGGGLDVSMQLMWLGDVYHDVHDYVRAIAPIMVIKDIHHEPSLKRLFSRPLDWHLLRQCLCPIQFVTSTSQRLPRKILAAVNLYRSNDAELWLNDTLLDAASRLAAQCLAILHVVYVYDWAAIYAAGANTFGAQPVENGFQEALSDAHEEAFALLCAHHGIAGNSCHFLNGSPRTTLETFARQHDFDLLVMGTQPVHGLEKIMGDTAENLLTHAPCSVLVVKAGTLRIAG encoded by the coding sequence GTGACCGACTCACCGTGCCTGTTATTGATTGCATCCTCCCTTCAGGAGCGCACCCCTGCTTTCGAAAGGGCGATTGCACTCGCGAAAGCGAGCGGTGTGGGACTGCGTATCGTTGTCGTCGATTACGTCAATACGCTGGAGGTCATGGGCTACTTTAACCCTGACGCGCTGTCGACCCTGCGCGAGGAGTATCTGCATGATCATCGTCGGTGGCTCGAGTCGCAAATCGAAAAGGAGCGTGGTGGGGGCCTCGATGTCAGCATGCAGCTGATGTGGTTGGGTGATGTCTATCACGATGTGCATGACTATGTCCGAGCCATAGCCCCCATCATGGTCATCAAGGACATCCATCATGAGCCTTCGCTCAAGCGCCTGTTTTCGAGGCCGCTGGATTGGCACTTGCTGAGACAGTGCCTGTGCCCGATCCAGTTCGTCACCAGCACCTCCCAGCGGTTGCCGCGCAAGATCCTGGCTGCGGTCAATCTCTACCGCTCCAACGATGCCGAGTTGTGGTTGAACGACACCCTGCTTGACGCAGCGTCTCGCCTGGCGGCGCAATGCCTGGCGATACTGCACGTGGTCTACGTGTATGACTGGGCGGCGATATACGCAGCCGGCGCGAACACCTTTGGCGCTCAGCCGGTCGAGAACGGGTTTCAGGAAGCGTTGAGTGATGCCCACGAAGAAGCATTTGCGCTGTTGTGCGCGCATCACGGCATTGCGGGCAACTCTTGCCACTTTTTGAACGGCAGCCCGCGAACGACCCTTGAAACCTTCGCCCGGCAACATGATTTCGATCTGTTGGTGATGGGGACTCAGCCGGTACACGGCCTGGAAAAGATTATGGGCGACACAGCCGAAAACCTGCTGACGCATGCGCCTTGCAGTGTGCTGGTGGTCAAGGCCGGCACACTCAGGATAGCCGGGTGA